The genomic DNA AGCACACTCCCAAATCTAAAAAGTTGTTTTACACAGCTGATTGCAGCGCCATCAGTCAGTGCAATCGAAGCTGAAGACGATATGAGTAACCATGCAGTTATCAACTTGTTGCAAAACTGGTTTAGCGAGCTTGGTTTTGAATGTGAAACGCCTACAGTAGAAGATTCACGTAACAAGCAAAATCTTATTGCTAGAATAGGTTCTGGCAGCGGCGGGTTATTATTAGCAGGCCATACCGATACCGTACCATTTGACGAAGGCCTCTGGAGCCAGAGCCCATTTGAGATGGTTGAAAAAGATAATCGCTGGTATGGTTTAGGCACCTGTGACATGAAAGGCTTTTTTGCACTAGTGCTTGAAGCATTAAAAGACATGCCACTGGACCAATTTAAACGCCCGTTGACTATTTTTGCCAGCGCGGATGAAGAGACCACCATGAGCGGTGCCAAAGCGTTCGCCGATTCCAAAGCAGTGGCCCCTGATTATGCGGTTATTGGTGAACCCACCAGCTTAAAACCTGTCTATATGCATAAAGGTCACTTAGCTCAAGGGATCCGTGTGATTGGTCGCAGTGGCCATTCATCAGATCCAGCGCGCGGCCTCAATGCCATTGAAGTTATGCATAAAGTTATTAGTCAGCTAATGACACTAAAACAGCACCTAAGTGAAAATTATCGCGAAGATGCATTTACAGTGCCTTACCCAACAATGAACTTTGGCCATATTCATGGTGGTGATGCTGCCAACCGTATTTGTGGCTGCTGCGATTTACACTTAGATATTCGCCCATTACCTGGCATGGAGTTAGCTGAACTCGAATTA from Shewanella psychromarinicola includes the following:
- the argE gene encoding acetylornithine deacetylase gives rise to the protein MSTLPNLKSCFTQLIAAPSVSAIEAEDDMSNHAVINLLQNWFSELGFECETPTVEDSRNKQNLIARIGSGSGGLLLAGHTDTVPFDEGLWSQSPFEMVEKDNRWYGLGTCDMKGFFALVLEALKDMPLDQFKRPLTIFASADEETTMSGAKAFADSKAVAPDYAVIGEPTSLKPVYMHKGHLAQGIRVIGRSGHSSDPARGLNAIEVMHKVISQLMTLKQHLSENYREDAFTVPYPTMNFGHIHGGDAANRICGCCDLHLDIRPLPGMELAELELMVLNYLSDISKEYPGSISVSTLYPGAESFAGKADNPWTKLVAELSGHDAEVVNYSTEAPYINKLGCQTLVLGPGSINQAHQPDEFIGLEYLTPTVELIKKMIYHACMK